A genomic region of Raphanus sativus cultivar WK10039 chromosome 6, ASM80110v3, whole genome shotgun sequence contains the following coding sequences:
- the LOC108806614 gene encoding uncharacterized protein LOC108806614, translating into MESALATSSFMGTQVMIPATLFCRRARGASLTVTASSTTKIYTRLDSCLVIPPPPIFKKPRAIIKFLGGAFVGAVPELTYSYLKELLAKEGYLIVSVPYNVTFDHERAAKQVYQRFNSCLDTIVLSGVPNADFNPRDLANLPVFSVGHSNGALLQVLTGSYFSDKIPKVNAIISFNNKSATEAVPYFEQLGPLIQQMMPVVEASPLYEIARNASGDVLKVLLDAAGTTILNNDQEALKSFTNLVDQLPSVFGEVGQGVSEFRPSPLENRTCFKCSYSVPHTLLVQFNSDAIDETDLLEETLRPRIESFGGSLEKVRLDGNHLTPCVQDPKWQIGFVYTPADAVAQALKTIPLRDTRVLSRTIVDWFTRFEN; encoded by the exons ATGGAGTCTGCCTTAGCGACATCGAGTTTCATGGGTACCCAAGTGATGATTCCCGCCACTCTGTTTTGCAGACGAGCTCGAGGAGCGTCTCTCACCGTCACGGCAAGTAGCACTACTAAGATTTACACGAGACTCGACTCTTGTCTCGTGATTCCTCCTCCCCCCATTTTCAAGAAACCGCGTGCCATCATCAAGTTCTTGGGAGGCGCCTTCGTCGGAGCTGTCCCTGAACTCACCTACAG ttACCTAAAGGAGCTACTGGCTAAAGAAGGGTATTTGATTGTATCTGTGCCGTACAACGTCACTTTTGATCACGAACGAGCTGCCAAGCAGGTTTACCAGAGGTTCAACTCCTGCTTGGACACCATTGTCTTATCTGGAGTTCCAAATGCCGATTTTAACCCTCGAGATCTAGCCAACCTTCCTGTTTTCTCTGTTGGTCACAG TAATGGTGCGCTGCTCCAAGTTTTGACCGGAAGTTATTTTTCGGACAAGATACCAAAG GTTAATGCCATCATTTCATTCAACAACAAATCAGCCACAGAGGCAGTTCCATATTTTGAGCAG CTTGGTCCTCTCATCCAGCAGATGATGCCAGTCGTGGAAGCTTCTCCGTTATATGAAATAGCTCGAAATGCTTCAG GTGATGTGTTGAAAGTACTACTGGATGCCGCTGGGACAACGATTCTGAACAATGATCAAGAAGCTCTTAAGTCGTTTACTAATTTGGTGGATCAGTTGCCCTCAGTATTTGGTGAG GTTGGACAAGGGGTGTCGGAATTCAGACCATCACCACTTGAGAATCGTACTTGCTTCAAATGCTCCTACAGCGTTCCACACACTTTACTG GTACAATTCAACTCTGATGCAATCGACGAGACTGATTTACTGGAAGAAACCCTAAGGCCTCGGATAGAATCTTTTGGTGGTTCACTTGAAAAGGTTCGGCTGGACGGAAACCATCTCACACCTTGCGTACAG GACCCGAAGTGGCAAATTGGGTTTGTCTACACGCCAGCAGACGCTGTGGCTCAGGCGCTGAAGACAATACCTCTGAGGGACACCCGTGTTCTTTCAAGGACAATCGTCGATTGGTTTACAAGGTTTGAGAATTGA
- the LOC108806963 gene encoding glutathione S-transferase U27, whose amino-acid sequence MSEEKVVVLNFWPSMFGARVIMALEEKEIKFEYKEEDVFGDKTDLLLQSNPVHKKIPVLIHNGKPVCESNIILEYIDEVWNDDKTLRLLPSDPFEKAECRFWADLIDKKVFDAGRRTWTKKGKEQEEAKREFIETLKVLETELGEKVYFGGNETVSVVDLVLISYYPWFHTWETIGEFSLEDHTPKLMDWVRRCLARPAISKSLPDRLKILGRVSQIIKVHEFFYGY is encoded by the exons ATGTCAGAAGAAAAAGTGGTCGTGTTGAACTTCTGGCCAAGCATGTTCGGAGCAAGAGTGATCATGGCGTTAGAGGAAAAAGAGATCAAATTCGAGTACAAGGAAGAAGATGTATTTGGTGACAAGACCGATTTATTGCTCCAATCCAACCCGGTTCACAAGAAAATTCCGGTACTCATCCACAACGGTAAACCGGTATGCGAGTCCAATATCATACTCGAATATATCGACGAGGTCTGGAATGACGACAAGACTCTTCGTCTACTACCTTCTGATCCTTTTGAGAAGGCAGAGTGTAGATTTTGGGCTGATCTAATTGATAAAAAG gTTTTTGACGCAGGAAGAAGAACATGGACGAAGAAAGgcaaagaacaagaagaagcaaAACGAGAGTTTATAGAGACATTGAAAGTATTAGAAACAGAGCTTGGGGAAAAGGTTTACTTCGGAGGAAACGAAACTGTTTCAGTGGTCGACTTGGTCCTCATCTCTTATTACCCTTGGTTCCACACTTGGGAGACAATAGGTGAATTTAGCCTGGAGGACCATACTCCCAAGCTAATGGATTGGGTCCGTAGATGTTTAGCCCGACCAGCTATCTCAAAATCTCTACCCGACCGGCTTAAGATCCTTGGTCGAGTGTCTCAGATCATAAAGGTCCATGAGTTCTTCTATGGTTATTGA
- the LOC108812377 gene encoding uncharacterized protein LOC108812377 isoform X2 codes for MPSKLSPIIWKDEVKNILKEEDEKPAEPKSSNMVLKKLLRGARYFDPPDAGLTCYSCGEPGHATINCPTPTTRKKPCFICGSLEHGAKQCTKGHDCYICKKGGHRARDCPDKYKSGSKKAVCLRCGDFGHDMILCKYEYSRDDLKDIQCYVCKSFGHLCCVEPGNSPSWAVSCYRCGQLGHIGLACGRYHEESTEKESASSCFRCGEEGHFSRECPNSSSISTTPYGRDSPSLCYRCNGAGHFARECPNSPQVSKRNRETSTPSRKSHKKVKETPEYNSTPYESNGKKTKKKKRSKENSEHDSTPHESNGKKKKEKKSKEHYSTPLESNGKMRNKKKIHKGEEAHSTPQKSKQRGGWITEDPEEDSFQRGKMRRLRSPVTPSGHNHHTTYMGGHKQRSPTFHSGGNFPTTPYGRNSSSGRVSSHPPSRWQQPYYPTSRHHQHNHRYAPAPSRYGSAHHNDEFQGDYGRW; via the exons atgcccTCGAAACTGTCA CCCATCATCTGGAAAGACGaagttaaaaatatactaaaagaGGAAGATGAGAAACCTGCTGAACCAAAATCTAGCAATATGGTTTTGAAAAAGCTTCTT CGTGGAGCGAGGTATTTTGACCCTCCTGATGCTGGTTTGACTTGCTATAGTTGTGGGGAGCCTGGTCACGCCACTATTAACTGTCCTACTCCAACTACGCGTAAGAAGCCTTGCTTTATATGCGGCAGTTTGGAACATGGTGCAAAGCAGTGTACAAAG GGACACGATTGTTATATTTGCAAAAAAGGTGGCCACCGAGCAAGAGATTGTCCGGATAAGTACAAGAGCGGGTCTAAAAAAGCTGTTTGTTTAAGATGTGGAGACTTTGGACATGACATGATATTGTGCAAGTATGAGTACTCTCGAGATGACTTAAAG GATATACAATGCTATGTCTGTAAAAGCTTTGGCCATCTGTGCTGTGTTGAACCTGGTAACTCACCTTCGTGGGCTGTGTCTTGCTACAGATGTGGTCAACTGGGTCACATTGGATTG GCATGTGGTAGATACCATGAGGAAAGCACAGAAAAAGAATCTGCCAGCTCATGCTTTAGGTGTGGGGAAGAAGGGCATTTCTCACGTGAATGCCCCAACTCGTCGAGCATAAGCACCACTCCATATGGAAGAGACTCGCCTAGTTTGTGCTACAGATGTAATGGAGCAGGACATTTTGCTCGCGAATGTCCCAATTCCCCCCAG GTTTCTAAGAGGAACCGTGAGACATCTACACCGTCGAGGAAATCTCACAAGAAAGTCAAAGAAACTCCGGAATACAATTCTACTCCGTATGAATCCAAtgggaagaagacgaagaagaagaagaggagtaAAGAAAACTCAGAACACGATTCTACTCCCCATGAATCCaatgggaagaagaagaaggagaagaagagtaaAGAACATTATTCTACTCCCCTAGAGTCTAACGGGAAGATGaggaataagaagaaaatacaTAAAGGAGAAGAGGCCCATTCTACACCACAGAAATCAAAACAGAGAGGGGGTTGGATCACAGAGGATCCAGAGGAAGATTCTTTCCAGAGAGGAAAGATGAGGAGGCTGAGGTCTCCTGTTACACCATCGGGTCATAACCACCATACTACATATATGGGTGGTCATAAGCAAAGATCACCAACATTCCATTCCGGTGGTAATTTCCCGACCACACCATATGGTAGAAACTCATCTAGTGGGCGTGTCTCGAGTCATCCACCTTCAAGGTGGCAGCAGCCTTATTATCCTACTTCCCGTCATCATCAGCATAATCATAGATATGCACCTGCACCGTCGAGGTATGGTTCAGCCCACCACAATGACGAGTTTCAAGGGGACTATGGTCGTTGGTAG
- the LOC108812377 gene encoding uncharacterized protein LOC108812377 isoform X1, with the protein MPRRSDENEDREEEDPVAIRDVSDEEDEDEANEDLTLKILEKALSRRELDDPKETTLSDPSGSGVVSTAMVNGRDSSKSHKKKTKTKKTTSLEEEDALETPIIWKDEVKNILKEEDEKPAEPKSSNMVLKKLLRGARYFDPPDAGLTCYSCGEPGHATINCPTPTTRKKPCFICGSLEHGAKQCTKGHDCYICKKGGHRARDCPDKYKSGSKKAVCLRCGDFGHDMILCKYEYSRDDLKDIQCYVCKSFGHLCCVEPGNSPSWAVSCYRCGQLGHIGLACGRYHEESTEKESASSCFRCGEEGHFSRECPNSSSISTTPYGRDSPSLCYRCNGAGHFARECPNSPQVSKRNRETSTPSRKSHKKVKETPEYNSTPYESNGKKTKKKKRSKENSEHDSTPHESNGKKKKEKKSKEHYSTPLESNGKMRNKKKIHKGEEAHSTPQKSKQRGGWITEDPEEDSFQRGKMRRLRSPVTPSGHNHHTTYMGGHKQRSPTFHSGGNFPTTPYGRNSSSGRVSSHPPSRWQQPYYPTSRHHQHNHRYAPAPSRYGSAHHNDEFQGDYGRW; encoded by the exons ATGCCGAGGCGCAGTGATGAAAACGAGGACAGGGAAGAAGAAGATCCAGTAGCCATTAGAGATGTCTCggacgaagaagacgaagacgaaGCTAATGAAGATCTCACCTTAAAGATATTGGAGAAAGCGTTATCGAGGCGTGAGTTAGATGATCCAAAGGAGACAACTTTGTCTGATCCCTCCGGGTCTGGTGTAGTAAGCACCGCGATGGTGAACGGCCGAGATTCTTCAAAGAGTCataagaagaagacgaagacgaagaagacaaccagtctagaagaagaagatgcccTCGAAACT CCCATCATCTGGAAAGACGaagttaaaaatatactaaaagaGGAAGATGAGAAACCTGCTGAACCAAAATCTAGCAATATGGTTTTGAAAAAGCTTCTT CGTGGAGCGAGGTATTTTGACCCTCCTGATGCTGGTTTGACTTGCTATAGTTGTGGGGAGCCTGGTCACGCCACTATTAACTGTCCTACTCCAACTACGCGTAAGAAGCCTTGCTTTATATGCGGCAGTTTGGAACATGGTGCAAAGCAGTGTACAAAG GGACACGATTGTTATATTTGCAAAAAAGGTGGCCACCGAGCAAGAGATTGTCCGGATAAGTACAAGAGCGGGTCTAAAAAAGCTGTTTGTTTAAGATGTGGAGACTTTGGACATGACATGATATTGTGCAAGTATGAGTACTCTCGAGATGACTTAAAG GATATACAATGCTATGTCTGTAAAAGCTTTGGCCATCTGTGCTGTGTTGAACCTGGTAACTCACCTTCGTGGGCTGTGTCTTGCTACAGATGTGGTCAACTGGGTCACATTGGATTG GCATGTGGTAGATACCATGAGGAAAGCACAGAAAAAGAATCTGCCAGCTCATGCTTTAGGTGTGGGGAAGAAGGGCATTTCTCACGTGAATGCCCCAACTCGTCGAGCATAAGCACCACTCCATATGGAAGAGACTCGCCTAGTTTGTGCTACAGATGTAATGGAGCAGGACATTTTGCTCGCGAATGTCCCAATTCCCCCCAG GTTTCTAAGAGGAACCGTGAGACATCTACACCGTCGAGGAAATCTCACAAGAAAGTCAAAGAAACTCCGGAATACAATTCTACTCCGTATGAATCCAAtgggaagaagacgaagaagaagaagaggagtaAAGAAAACTCAGAACACGATTCTACTCCCCATGAATCCaatgggaagaagaagaaggagaagaagagtaaAGAACATTATTCTACTCCCCTAGAGTCTAACGGGAAGATGaggaataagaagaaaatacaTAAAGGAGAAGAGGCCCATTCTACACCACAGAAATCAAAACAGAGAGGGGGTTGGATCACAGAGGATCCAGAGGAAGATTCTTTCCAGAGAGGAAAGATGAGGAGGCTGAGGTCTCCTGTTACACCATCGGGTCATAACCACCATACTACATATATGGGTGGTCATAAGCAAAGATCACCAACATTCCATTCCGGTGGTAATTTCCCGACCACACCATATGGTAGAAACTCATCTAGTGGGCGTGTCTCGAGTCATCCACCTTCAAGGTGGCAGCAGCCTTATTATCCTACTTCCCGTCATCATCAGCATAATCATAGATATGCACCTGCACCGTCGAGGTATGGTTCAGCCCACCACAATGACGAGTTTCAAGGGGACTATGGTCGTTGGTAG
- the LOC108812376 gene encoding indole-3-acetaldehyde oxidase, with product MSLVFAINGQRFELDLSSVDPSTTLLEFLRYQTPFKSVKLSCGEGGCGACVVLVSKYDPVLQTVEDFTVASCLTLLCSINHRSITTSEGLGNSRDGFHTIHNRFSGFHASQCGFCTPGMSVSLFSALLDSKSSSEFTVLEAEKAVSGNLCRCTGYRPIVDACKSFAADVDIEDLGFNSFCKKTSLPPFDSSDVCSFPEFLKDEVNKSIDSGLHRWCSPGSVEELQRLLGACNSDGLSVKLVAGNTSTGYYKDERERSYGKYVDLTRIAEMREIRESRNGVEIGAAVTISKVIAALKEIRVEKMFGKLAAHMEKIAARFIRNFGSIGGNLVMAQRKQFPSDMATILLAAGASVKIMSLLSREVQKVTLEDFLQEPPLGVYDLVFTIEIPFQSSSELFFETYRAAPRPNGSALAYLNAAFLAQMKEDRTVVNCRLAFGAYGTKHAIRCKEVEEFLSGKVITDSVLSEAITLLGKFVVPQEGTSDLAYRSSLAPGFLFNFFHSLTEKPSSNGYHHHLDQPKQLSSSQHVPINDEYFPVGEPVAKSGASLQASGEAVYVDDIPAPANCLYGAFIYSTKPSAKVKGIRFKENSAPDGVVSVISCKDVPKGGQNIGMKFSFGTEPLFAEDFALHVGQCIALVVADTQRHADTAANLAVVEYETEDLEPPILSVEDAVKKSSLFEIYPFLYPQKVGDTSKGMSEAHHRILSSEIRLGSQYFFYMETQTALAVPDEDNSIVVYSSCQTPQYVHSTVASCLGIPENKVRIITRRVGGGFGGKAVKAMPVATACAVAANKLQRPVRTYVNRKTDMIMTGGRHPMKITYSVGFKSTGKITALELEILIDAGATLGLSMILPSNIIGALKKYNWGALSFDIKLCKTNLLSKAIMRAPGDVQGTYIAEAVIENVASSLSLEADTVRKINLHTYESLALFYKAGAGEPHEYTLSSMWDKLGVSSRFEERVSIVREFNESNIWRKRGISRVPIIYPVSMFSTPGRVSVLSDGTIVVEVGGIELGQGLWTKVKQMAGYALGLLQCDGTEELVEKIRVVQSDTLSMVQGNFTGGSTTSEGSCAAVRLCCETLVKRLKPLMDKSGGGGPISWNKLISQAYAQSVNLSASDLYTPEETPTQYLNYGVAVSEVEVDLVTGQTTVLQTDILYDSGKSLNPAVDLGQIEGAFVQGLGFFMLEEYITDSEGLVLTDSTWTYKIPTVDTIPRQFNVEILNSGRHEKRVLSSKASGEPPLLLAASVHCATREAVKEARKQIRMWKGVDDDSGLMFQLPVPATMPVVKELCGLDIVESYLEWKSRVNSRL from the exons ATGAGCTTGGTTTTCGCCATTAATGGACAAAGGTTCGAGCTTGACCTTTCCTCCGTCGACCCTTCAACAACTTTGTTAGAGTTCCTCCGTTACCAGACTCCTTTCAAGAGCGTCAAGCTCAGTTGCGGCGAAG GAGGATGTGGTGCTTGTGTTGTTCTCGTCTCAAAATACGACCCTGTTCTACAAACCGTCGAAGACTTCACAGTCGCCTCTTGCCTCACGCTCCTCTGCAGCATAAACCACCGCAGCATCACAACGTCAGAAGGACTCGGGAACAGCAGAGACGGTTTCCACACCATCCACAACCGATTCTCCGGCTTCCACGCCTCTCAGTGCGGTTTCTGCACACCGGGGATGTCTGTTTCTCTCTTCTCCGCTCTCCTAGACTCCAAATCCTCCTCTGAGTTCACGGTTCTTGAAGCAGAAAAAGCCGTCTCCGGGAACTTATGTCGGTGTACCGGATACCGTCCCATCGTCGACGCTTGCAAGAGCTTCGCTGCTGATGTCGACATCGAGGATCTTGGATTCAACTCTTTCTGCAAGAAGACTAGTTTGCCTCCGTTCGATAGTAGCGATGTCTGTTCGTTCCCAGAGTTTCTCAAGGATGAGGTTAATAAGTCTATAGACTCGGGATTGCATCGCTGGTGTAGCCCGGGGAGTGTTGAGGAGCTTCAAAGATTATTGGGAGCATGTAACAGCGATGGACTTTCTGTGAAACTGGTTGCTGGTAATACTAGCACAGGATACTATAAGGACGAAAGAGAGCGGAGTTACGGAAAATACGTGGATCTTACTCGAATAGCCGAGatgagagagataagagagagtcGCAATGGTGTTGAGATAGGAGCTGCGGTGACGATATCTAAAGTGATCGCTGCTCTGAAAGAGATTCGAGTCGAAAAAATGTTCGGGAAACTTGCCGCTCATATGGAGAAGATCGCCGCGAGGTTTATAAGGAACTTTGGTAGCATTGGTGGAAACCTCGTGATGGCTCAGAGGAAACAGTTTCCTTCCGACATGGCTACGATACTTCTTGCAGCTGGTGCGTCGGTTAAGATAATGAGCTTATTGTCGAGAGAAGTACAAAAGGTAACGCTTGAAGACTTTCTTCAGGAACCTCCTCTTGGAGTCTATGATCTGGTTTTCACTATCGAAATACCGTTTCAATCATCCTCCGAGCTGTTCTTCGAAACCTACCGAGCTGCGCCTCGTCCTAACGGAAGCGCTCTGGCTTACCTGAACGCTGCTTTCTTGGCTCAAATGAAGGAGGATAGAACGGTGGTTAACTGTAGATTGGCTTTCGGGGCTTACGGGACAAAACACGCCATTAGGTGTAAGGAAGTTGAGGAGTTCCTCTCGGGGAAAGTAATCACCGACAGTGTTCTGTCTGAAGCTATTACTTTACTTGGGAAGTTCGTTGTGCCACAAGAGGGTACAAGCGATCTTGCTTACAGGTCAAGCTTGGCGCCAGGCTTCCTTTTCAACTTCTTTCACTCCTTAACCGAGAAACCTTCTTCAAATGGTTACCACCACCACTTGGATCAGCCGAAACAGTTGTCTTCTTCACAGCATGTTCCTATAAACGACGAATATTTTCCGGTGGGTGAGCCTGTTGCTAAATCTGGAGCTTCCCTTCAAGCTTCCGGTGAGGCTGTTTACGTGGATGACATTCCAGCTCCCGCGAACTGCCTCTACGGTGCTTTCATCTATAGCACAAAGCCATCCGCAAAGGTAAAAGGTATTCGTTTCAAGGAAAACTCGGCACCTGATGGAGTTGTTTCAGTCATTTCTTGCAAGGATGTTCCTAAAGGTGGACAGAATATTGGTATGAAGTTTTCGTTTGGCACTGAGCCCTTATTTGCAGAGGATTTCGCCCTTCATGTAGGCCAATGCATTGCACTCGTG GTTGCAGATACACAGAGACATGCGGATACTGCAGCTAATCTTGCAGTAGTTGAATACGAAACAGAGGATTTGGAACCACCAATTTTATCAGTGGAAGATGCTGTCAAGAAATCGAGCCTGTTCGAGATTTATCCTTTCTTATACCCACAAAAAGTTGGAGACACGTCAAAAGGAATGTCTGAAGCTCATCATCGTATTCTCAGCTCGGAA ATTAGACTTGGATCGCAATACTTCTTCTACATGGAGACACAAACAGCTCTTGCAGTCCCAGACGAAGACAACTCCATCGTAGTCTACAGTTCATGTCAGACACCACAGTACGTACATTCCACGGTCGCTTCTTGCCTAGGCATCCCTGAAAACAAGGTCCGCATCATAACCAGACGTGTCGGTGGAGGCTTCGGAGGAAAAGCTGTCAAAGCGATGCCTGTTGCAACGGCATGCGCAGTTGCTGCTAACAAACTGCAGCGTCCCGTGAGAACCTACGTGAACCGTAAGACCGATATGATCATGACCGGTGGGAGGCATCCGATGAAAATAACCTACAGCGTCGGATTCAAATCAACAGGGAAGATCACAGCGTTGGAGCTAGAGATACTAATCGATGCAGGAGCCACTCTAGGGTTAAGCATGATTCTGCCGTCGAATATAATAGGGGCGCTGAAGAAGTACAACTGGGGAGCCTTGTCTTTTGACATCAAGCTTTGCAAAACGAATCTTCTGAGCAAAGCGATCATGAGAGCGCCGGGTGACGTGCAGGGCACGTATATCGCCGAAGCGGTTATCGAAAACGTAGCGTCTAGCCTCTCATTGGAGGCTGATACCGTAAGAAAGATTAATCTCCATACGTACGAGAGCTTAGCTCTCTTCTACAAGGCCGGTGCTGGTGAGCCTCACGAGTATACTTTGTCTTCCATGTGGGATAAGCTTGGTGTGTCTTCGAGGTTTGAAGAGCGGGTTTCGATCGTCAGAGAGTTCAACGAGTCTAACATATGGAGGAAACGAGGGATATCTCGAGTGCCAATCATTTATCCGGTATCCATGTTCTCAACTCCGGGGAGAGTGAGTGTTCTGAGCGACGGCACGATTGTCGTCGAGGTTGGTGGGATCGAGCTAGGACAAGGGCTTTGGACGAAGGTGAAGCAGATGGCTGGTTATGCTCTTGGTTTGCTGCAATGCGATGGGACTGAAGAGCTTGTGGAGAAGATACGAGTTGTGCAATCGGATACGTTGAGCATGGTCCAAGGGAACTTCACGGGAGGTAGCACAACATCCGAGGGAAGCTGCGCAGCTGTTCGTCTCTGCTGTGAAACCTTAGTCAAAAGATTGAAACCTTTAATGGATAAATCGGGTGGTGGTGGTCCCATCAGTTGGAATAAGTTGATTTCTCAG GCATATGCTCAGTCTGTGAACTTATCAGCTAGTGACTTGTATACTCCAGAAGAAACTCCAACACAGTACCTGAACTATGGTGTTGCAGTTAGCGAG GTTGAGGTAGACCTTGTGACCGGACAGACCACGGTTCTACAGACAGATATCTTATATGACTCTGGAAAAAGCCTTAATCCCGCTGTCGATTTAGGACAG ATAGAAGGAGCTTTTGTGCAAGGACTTGGATTTTTCATGCTTGAAGAGTACATAACAGATTCAGAAGGGCTTGTTCTGACGGACAGCACATGGACATACAAGATCCCGACCGTAGACACCATCCCAAGACAGTTCAACGTTGAGATACTAAACAGTGGACGCCACGAAAAGCGCGTCCTCTCTTCTAAAG CTTCAGGAGAGCCTCCGTTGCTACTGGCAGCTTCGGTGCACTGCGCTACAAGAGAGGCGGTTAAAGAAGCGCGGAAACAGATAAGGATGTGGAAGGGTGTGGATGATGATTCGGGATTAATGTTTCAGTTGCCGGTTCCAGCTACTATGCCCGTTGTGAAGGAGCTTTGTGGTCTAGATATCGTTGAGAGCTATTTGGAATGGAAATCCCGAGTTAACTCAAGATTAtga